A genomic segment from Mus musculus strain C57BL/6J chromosome 13, GRCm38.p6 C57BL/6J encodes:
- the Id4 gene encoding DNA-binding protein inhibitor ID-4, with the protein MKAVSPVRPSGRKAPSGCGGGELALRCLAEHGHSLGGSAAAAAAAAAARCKAAEAAADEPALCLQCDMNDCYSRLRRLVPTIPPNKKVSKVEILQHVIDYILDLQLALETHPALLRQPPPPAPPLHPAGACPVAPPRTPLTALNTDPAGAVNKQGDSILCR; encoded by the exons ATGAAGGCGGTGAGCCCGGTGCGCCCCTCGGGCCGCAAGGCGCCGTCGGGCTGCGGCGGCGGGGAGCTGGCGCTACGCTGCCTGGCGGAGCACGGCCACAGCCTGGGTGGCTcggcagccgccgccgccgctgcggCGGCCGCGCGCTGCAAGGCGGCCGAGGCGGCGGCCGATGAGCCGGCGCTGTGCCTGCAGTGCGATATGAACGACTGCTACAGTCGCCTGCGGAGGCTCGTGCCTACCATCCCGCCCAACAAGAAAGTCAGCAAAGTGGAGATCCTGCAGCACGTTATCGACTACATCCTGGACCTGCAGCTGGCGCTGGAGACTCACCCTGCTTTGCTGAGACAGCCGCCACCGCCCGCGCCACCTCTCCACCCGGCCGGGGCTTGTCCGGTCGCGCCGCCGCGGACCCCACTCACCGCGCTCAACACTGACCCG GCCGGCGCCGTGAACAAGCAGGGTGACAGCATTCTCTGCCGCTGA